AGCTCCGCGACGCCGACACGCAGCGCTCGATGCTGACCGACCGCGTCGAGACGATGATCGCCGACATCGCCGGCCGGCTGCGCGAGGCCCGCAAGCTCTCGAAGGTCGAGGGGGCCGCCCTCTTCAACCGCAACCAGAACGAGCTCATCGAGGCCGCACGCGCGCACGCCGAGCTGCTGCAGTGGGAGGCGTTCACCCGCGGACTCGCGAAGGTCACCGACCCGGGCACCAAGCAGGTGCTGACGTGGGTGCGCGACCTGTTCGGGCTGGGACTCATCGAGCAGCACGCCGCCTGGTACCTCATCAACGGCCGGCTCTCGCCGAAGCGCGCGCAGTCGGTGACGGCGTACATCGACCGCCTGATCGAGCGCCTGCGTCCGCACGCCCAGGACCTCGTCGACGCGTTCGGCTACGGACCGGAGCACCTGCGCGCGAAGATCGCGTCGGGTGCCGAGCAGGAGCGTCAGGACGAGGCTCGGGCGTACTACGCGGCGAAGCGCGCCGACGGCACGCTGCCGGTGCCGGAGAAGAGCAAGAAGCGGTAGCCGCCGTCACGACGAGAAGGCCGGGTCCGATCGGGACCCGGCCTTCTCGCTGCCCGCTGGACCGCGGCCGGCTCCCCGCTAGCGCCGCAGGTGCCGGTAGGCCGTCGCGGTGAGCGGCAGGAACGCCAGGGTGATCACGAGCGGCCAGACGGATGCCGCGAGCACGGCGTTCTCGGCCATCCATCCGCTCGTGACACCCGTGGGGTTGCCGAACAGCTCACGGGCCGCGGTCGCGGTCGCGGACACCGGGTTCCAGGTGGCGACGGCACCGAGCCAGCCGGGCATCGTCTCCGCCGAGACGAACACCGTCGACAGGAACCCGATCGGCCAGACGAGCACCTGCACGGCGGTCGTCGCGCCGGTGCCCCGGAAGCTCAGGCCGAGGTAGACGCCGAGCCAGAGCAGGGCGAACCGGAGCCAGAGCAGCAGCACGATGCCGAGGGCGATCTCGGCGGGTCCGGTGGTCGGGCGCCAGCCGATGAGGAGCCCGCCGGCCATCAGCACGCCGAGGCTCAGGGCCGAGTTCGCGAGGTCGGCGATGGCGCGGCCCAGGGCGACGGACGCGCTCGAGATCGGCAGCGAGCGGAACCGGTCGGTGATGCCGCGCTTCGCATCCTCGGCCATCGCGGTCATCGTGCCCTCGAGCCCGAACAGCATCGTGAGCGCGAACATGCCCGGCAGCAGGAACGCGATGTAGTCGCCGCCGCCCGGCACCTCGATGGCTCCGCCGAAGAGGAAGCCGAACAGCAGGATCAGCATGACGTTGAACGCGAGCCCGAAGACGAGGCCCCACGGCTCGCGGACCCAGTGCAGGACTTCGCGCCCGGCGATGAGCCAGCCCTCGCGCAGGGCGTTGGGTCGGCGGTCTCGCAGTCCCGCGCTCGCGGTGATGGTGCCGGTGGTCGTCATCGTGCCTCCAGGTCGGTGGATTCGGGTGCGGCGGCGTCGGTCGCGGCGTCGGCATCCGCCCTCGGCCTGCCCGTGAGGTGCAGGAAGACCTCGTCGAGGGTGGGCCGGCGGAGCGCCAGGTCCTCGACCGCGAGGCCGTCGGCGTCGAGCGCGCGGACGATCGGGGCGAGGGCGGCCGATCCGTTCTCGACCTCGACCGTGACGGTCGAACGGTCGGGATCGACGGATGCCTCGGCGCCCACCGCGCGGGCGACGACGGCCGCGGCACGGTCGAGGTCGGCCGCG
This genomic interval from Agromyces sp. Leaf222 contains the following:
- a CDS encoding ABC transporter permease, which codes for MTTTGTITASAGLRDRRPNALREGWLIAGREVLHWVREPWGLVFGLAFNVMLILLFGFLFGGAIEVPGGGDYIAFLLPGMFALTMLFGLEGTMTAMAEDAKRGITDRFRSLPISSASVALGRAIADLANSALSLGVLMAGGLLIGWRPTTGPAEIALGIVLLLWLRFALLWLGVYLGLSFRGTGATTAVQVLVWPIGFLSTVFVSAETMPGWLGAVATWNPVSATATAARELFGNPTGVTSGWMAENAVLAASVWPLVITLAFLPLTATAYRHLRR